Proteins encoded together in one Marinobacter sp. Arc7-DN-1 window:
- a CDS encoding amino acid ABC transporter permease, which translates to MAESVMKPPRKTLGPVAWMRMHLFSSWYNTLLTLIVGYLLVTSVGPVLNWLFLEADFKGSEPSDCTGAGACWLFINQRLNFFIYGFYPDSLQWRIDVMFALLALSFVPQFIENLPGRKWLGIFGMTGLPVVGYFLIPGGSFGLEAVDSAKWGGLMLTLIIAYIGIIASLPIGILLALGRRSDMPIIRGLCVVFIEVWRAVPLITVLFMASVMLPLFLPEGMNFEKLMRALIGITLWQSAYMAEVIRGGLQAIPRGQYEAADALGLGYWKKTGLIILPQALKMVIPGIVNTFIALFKDTTLVLIIGLFDILGAVQSTITDPAWQNVAIEGYVFVAFSFWVFCFGISRYSQKLERKLDTGHKS; encoded by the coding sequence ATGGCTGAGTCTGTAATGAAACCACCCAGGAAAACTCTGGGCCCGGTAGCGTGGATGCGGATGCATCTGTTCTCCAGTTGGTACAACACCCTGTTGACCCTGATCGTGGGCTACCTGTTGGTAACCAGCGTGGGGCCAGTGCTGAACTGGTTGTTCCTTGAGGCCGACTTCAAGGGCAGTGAGCCGAGCGACTGCACGGGCGCCGGTGCCTGCTGGCTGTTTATCAACCAGCGCCTGAATTTCTTTATCTACGGGTTTTATCCGGATTCCCTGCAGTGGCGTATCGATGTGATGTTCGCCCTGCTGGCTCTGTCGTTCGTGCCCCAGTTCATTGAGAACTTACCGGGCCGCAAGTGGCTGGGCATTTTCGGCATGACTGGCCTGCCGGTGGTCGGCTATTTCCTGATCCCGGGCGGCAGCTTTGGCCTTGAGGCAGTGGACAGCGCCAAATGGGGCGGCCTGATGCTGACGCTGATCATTGCCTATATCGGCATAATCGCGTCCCTGCCCATCGGTATTCTTCTGGCCCTGGGGCGGCGTTCGGATATGCCCATTATTCGCGGCCTTTGTGTCGTGTTTATCGAGGTCTGGCGGGCGGTTCCGCTGATTACCGTGCTGTTCATGGCGTCTGTGATGCTGCCGCTGTTTTTGCCGGAAGGCATGAACTTCGAGAAGCTGATGCGGGCACTGATCGGCATTACCCTCTGGCAGTCGGCCTACATGGCGGAAGTTATCCGGGGCGGCCTGCAGGCCATTCCGCGGGGGCAGTACGAGGCAGCGGACGCGCTGGGGCTCGGGTACTGGAAAAAAACCGGGCTGATCATTCTGCCCCAGGCCCTCAAGATGGTCATTCCCGGGATCGTTAACACGTTTATAGCGCTGTTCAAGGACACCACGCTGGTGCTGATCATCGGCCTGTTCGACATCCTTGGCGCAGTTCAATCAACCATAACGGACCCCGCCTGGCAGAACGTCGCCATTGAGGGGTATGTCTTCGTTGCCTTCAGTTTCTGGGTGTTCTGTTTTGGCATTTCCCGGTACAGCCAGAAGCTGGAGCGCAAACTCGACACTGGTCATAAATCATGA
- a CDS encoding amino acid ABC transporter permease encodes MKRQTTDSRPAGPKPWYDPRIRSIFFQLVTLSLVFWAGWTLIDNTLSNMESRGISTGFGFLDETAGFGIIMSLVPYDATMSYGRTFWVGLTNTLLVSAMGVVAATILGFILGVARLSSNWLVAKVALVYIEVIRNIPLLLQIFFWYFAVLSNLPSPRQSVEVGNALFLNNRGLYLPEPVAQDGFGLVWGGVIAAVVAVVALRTWAKKRQLATGQIFPTFKVGLAVLVLVPVLAYLMAGQPLTWDFPALKGFNFGGGISIIPELAALWIALSLYTASFIAEIVRSGILSVSKGQTEASKALGLPNSLTLRLVVIPQAMRVIIPPLTSQYLNLVKNSSLATAIGYPDLVAVFMGTTLNQTGQAVEVVAITMAVYLTISLLISLFMNIYNRAVAIKER; translated from the coding sequence ATGAAAAGACAAACAACTGATTCGAGACCTGCGGGTCCCAAACCCTGGTATGATCCGCGTATTCGTTCCATCTTCTTTCAGCTCGTTACTCTGTCGCTGGTCTTCTGGGCTGGCTGGACCCTGATCGATAACACACTGTCCAACATGGAAAGCCGTGGCATCAGCACCGGTTTCGGCTTTCTCGATGAAACCGCCGGCTTTGGCATCATCATGAGCTTGGTCCCCTACGACGCCACCATGTCGTATGGCCGGACCTTCTGGGTGGGGCTCACCAACACCCTGCTGGTCTCCGCCATGGGTGTCGTCGCTGCCACGATTCTCGGCTTTATTCTCGGGGTTGCCCGACTGTCCAGTAATTGGCTGGTGGCCAAGGTTGCCCTGGTTTACATCGAAGTGATCCGCAACATCCCACTGCTGCTGCAAATCTTCTTCTGGTACTTTGCGGTGCTCAGTAATCTGCCTTCGCCCCGGCAAAGTGTCGAGGTGGGCAATGCGCTGTTCCTGAATAACCGGGGCCTGTACCTGCCGGAACCGGTGGCCCAGGATGGCTTCGGCCTGGTCTGGGGTGGGGTGATCGCCGCCGTCGTTGCGGTTGTGGCTCTGCGAACCTGGGCCAAAAAACGTCAGTTGGCCACCGGGCAGATCTTTCCCACATTCAAGGTGGGTCTCGCCGTTCTGGTTCTGGTGCCGGTGCTGGCGTACCTGATGGCGGGGCAACCGCTGACCTGGGACTTTCCGGCCCTGAAAGGGTTCAACTTCGGCGGTGGCATTTCCATCATTCCGGAGTTGGCGGCCCTATGGATTGCGCTATCTCTCTATACGGCCAGTTTCATCGCGGAGATTGTCCGCTCCGGCATCCTTTCCGTGAGTAAGGGCCAGACAGAAGCCTCCAAAGCGCTGGGGCTGCCGAACAGTCTCACCCTGCGTCTGGTCGTTATTCCGCAAGCCATGCGGGTGATTATTCCGCCGTTAACGAGCCAGTACCTGAATCTGGTCAAGAACTCCTCGCTGGCGACAGCGATCGGCTATCCCGATCTGGTGGCGGTGTTCATGGGGACGACCCTGAACCAGACAGGCCAGGCCGTTGAAGTCGTTGCGATTACGATGGCCGTTTATCTGACAATCAGTCTACTCATTTCCCTGTTTATGAACATTTATAACCGGGCTGTGGCGATTAAGGAGCGATGA
- a CDS encoding amino acid ABC transporter substrate-binding protein, with product MNNAKSIAVGAALILGAFTASTASAATTLESVKEKGHLQCGVTSGLPGFSQPDEKGNWTGIDVDTCRAVAAAIFGDAKAVQFTPLTAKERLTALQSGEIDILSRNTTWTLTRDASLGLNFTGVNYYDGQGFLINKGIGVDDATQLDGATVCIQAGTTTELNLADYFRAKGMEFKPIVFDTSEQTVQGFASGRCDVLTSDRSQLAALRSKLADPSSAKILPNTISKEPLGPVVRQGDDQWFNIVKWVLFAQINAEELGVTMENVDDMLKSDNPNIQRLLGSDGDMGAKLGVPADFGYKVVKQVGNYGEMYNRNVGPDTALGLDRGLNALWTEGGIMYAPPVR from the coding sequence ATGAATAACGCCAAGTCGATTGCCGTCGGCGCCGCCCTGATTCTGGGTGCATTCACCGCTTCAACCGCTAGCGCGGCCACAACGCTCGAAAGTGTCAAGGAGAAAGGGCACCTGCAATGCGGTGTGACCAGTGGTCTTCCCGGATTTTCACAGCCTGATGAGAAGGGCAACTGGACAGGCATTGATGTGGATACCTGCCGGGCTGTGGCCGCTGCCATCTTTGGTGACGCCAAGGCTGTCCAGTTCACCCCACTGACCGCCAAGGAGCGCTTGACAGCACTGCAGTCCGGTGAAATCGATATATTGTCCCGGAATACCACCTGGACCCTGACCCGTGATGCCTCCCTGGGTCTGAACTTCACCGGTGTCAATTACTATGACGGTCAGGGCTTCCTGATTAATAAGGGCATCGGTGTGGACGATGCCACCCAGCTTGATGGTGCAACCGTGTGTATCCAGGCGGGTACTACCACCGAACTGAACCTTGCCGACTATTTCCGGGCCAAGGGCATGGAGTTCAAGCCGATTGTATTTGATACATCCGAGCAGACAGTGCAGGGGTTTGCCTCTGGCCGGTGTGATGTGCTGACATCCGACCGGTCGCAGCTTGCGGCACTTCGGTCCAAGCTCGCCGACCCGTCCTCGGCCAAGATTCTGCCAAACACTATCTCCAAAGAGCCCCTGGGCCCCGTGGTGCGCCAGGGTGATGACCAATGGTTCAACATAGTGAAGTGGGTTCTTTTCGCCCAGATCAACGCCGAGGAACTGGGCGTCACCATGGAGAACGTGGACGACATGCTGAAGTCGGATAACCCGAATATCCAGCGTCTGCTTGGATCCGACGGTGACATGGGCGCCAAGTTGGGCGTGCCGGCGGATTTCGGGTACAAGGTGGTGAAACAGGTTGGCAACTACGGTGAGATGTACAACCGTAATGTCGGACCAGACACCGCGCTGGGTCTTGATCGCGGTCTCAACGCACTGTGGACCGAAGGCGGCATCATGTATGCGCCACCGGTTCGTTAA
- a CDS encoding ion transporter gives MPTRLEPAKLGLRTRLFKLLFESDSRAAKAFDIGLVLLIFVSVGIVMLDSIDSYHQRYGDLFFYTEWCITILFTIELALRIYCLQKPWLYLKSFYGIIDLLAILPSWLTLILPGFQTLIIVRMLRALRLFRVLDMVILEGEKRLLLDAMIRSRHQILLFLFTVLMVVTIFSSVLYLIEPADAGFTSIPTAIYWGIVTLTTVGYGDITPVTPLGQFISVAIMLTGYSIIALPAGIFSAEVIRALREERYSREACPGCGRDHHEQDARYCKFCGTWLDEDTVDPRKKTESPAT, from the coding sequence ATGCCAACCCGCCTTGAGCCCGCAAAGCTGGGACTGCGCACCCGACTTTTCAAGCTGCTTTTTGAGTCCGACAGCCGCGCAGCCAAGGCTTTTGATATTGGTTTGGTCCTGCTGATTTTCGTCAGTGTCGGGATTGTCATGCTCGATAGCATAGACAGCTATCACCAACGCTATGGTGACCTGTTTTTCTATACAGAATGGTGCATTACCATTCTCTTCACAATCGAGCTGGCTCTGAGGATCTACTGTTTGCAGAAGCCATGGCTCTACCTGAAAAGCTTCTACGGCATCATCGACCTGCTGGCGATCCTGCCGTCATGGCTGACACTGATCCTGCCCGGTTTCCAGACCCTGATTATCGTTCGGATGCTCCGGGCATTGAGGCTGTTCCGGGTGCTTGACATGGTGATCCTGGAGGGAGAGAAGAGGCTCCTGCTGGATGCCATGATACGGAGCCGGCATCAGATCCTTTTGTTCCTCTTTACCGTGCTGATGGTTGTGACAATCTTTTCTTCTGTCCTCTACCTGATTGAACCCGCCGACGCCGGATTCACCAGCATTCCGACAGCGATCTACTGGGGCATTGTTACACTGACAACGGTCGGCTACGGCGACATAACACCGGTCACCCCTCTGGGACAGTTTATATCGGTAGCGATAATGCTCACCGGCTACTCGATCATTGCACTGCCCGCGGGCATCTTCTCCGCCGAAGTGATCCGGGCCCTGCGTGAAGAGCGCTACTCCCGTGAAGCCTGCCCCGGATGCGGCAGGGATCACCATGAACAGGATGCGCGCTACTGTAAATTCTGCGGAACCTGGCTCGATGAGGACACTGTTGATCCGCGCAAAAAAACAGAAAGCCCGGCAACATGA
- a CDS encoding acyl-CoA thioesterase encodes MFHLELEPRFSDTDALGHISNTTLPVWFEQARTPVFRIFHPTLEAETWPLIIARLEIDLMAQSYWHMPVEIRTGIGKIGNSSFHVVQEAWQNGKQIARGIAVLIHFDYGAEKALPIPDEIRSKLSGHLMD; translated from the coding sequence ATGTTTCATCTTGAACTGGAACCACGTTTCAGCGATACCGATGCCCTGGGGCACATCAGCAACACCACCTTGCCGGTCTGGTTTGAACAGGCCAGAACGCCGGTTTTCCGGATTTTTCATCCTACCCTGGAAGCCGAAACCTGGCCGCTGATCATCGCCCGGCTGGAGATTGATCTGATGGCACAGAGCTACTGGCATATGCCGGTGGAGATCCGCACCGGGATTGGAAAAATCGGCAACAGCTCCTTCCACGTGGTTCAGGAGGCCTGGCAGAATGGCAAACAGATTGCCCGTGGCATCGCTGTCTTGATTCATTTCGATTATGGAGCCGAAAAAGCCCTGCCGATTCCTGACGAGATCAGGTCAAAACTGTCCGGACATCTGATGGACTGA
- a CDS encoding ferredoxin--NADP reductase produces MSNLIKEKVTSVHHWNDTLFSFTTSRDPGFRFKNGHFVMIGLETDGKPLMRAYSIASANYEEELEFFSIKVQDGPLTSRLQKIQVGDEILVSRKPTGTLILDNLLPGRNLWLISTGTGLAPFMSIIKDPEVYEAFDKVILTHGVRYVSELAYQKEIEELPENEFFGEMVEGKLVYYPTVTREEFRNRGRLTDAMKTGKITRDLGLPEFDLENDRFMICGSPSMLKDTCAILNNMGFKEARGGDMGHYVIERAFVEQ; encoded by the coding sequence ATGAGCAACCTGATCAAAGAGAAAGTTACCAGCGTCCACCACTGGAACGATACCCTGTTCAGCTTCACCACAAGCCGGGACCCGGGATTTCGTTTCAAGAACGGTCATTTCGTCATGATCGGTCTGGAAACCGACGGCAAACCCCTCATGCGTGCGTACAGTATTGCCAGTGCCAATTACGAGGAAGAGCTGGAGTTCTTCTCAATCAAGGTTCAGGACGGCCCGCTGACCTCCCGCCTTCAGAAGATTCAGGTAGGGGATGAGATCCTGGTGAGCCGCAAGCCGACCGGTACCTTGATACTGGACAACCTGCTGCCGGGCAGGAATCTCTGGCTGATCAGTACCGGTACCGGGCTCGCGCCGTTCATGAGCATCATCAAGGATCCGGAAGTCTACGAGGCGTTCGACAAGGTGATCCTGACTCACGGCGTACGCTATGTGTCAGAACTCGCCTACCAGAAGGAGATCGAAGAGCTGCCGGAAAACGAGTTCTTCGGTGAAATGGTCGAAGGCAAGCTTGTCTATTACCCGACCGTCACCCGTGAGGAGTTTCGTAACCGGGGCCGCCTGACGGATGCCATGAAAACCGGAAAGATTACCCGTGATCTCGGCCTGCCGGAGTTCGACCTGGAGAACGACCGGTTCATGATCTGCGGCAGCCCGAGCATGCTCAAGGACACCTGCGCTATCCTTAACAACATGGGCTTCAAGGAAGCTCGGGGTGGTGACATGGGGCATTACGTTATCGAGCGGGCGTTTGTGGAGCAGTAA
- a CDS encoding LysR substrate-binding domain-containing protein gives MKYSFRQLEVFLAAAHFQNITRAAESLAMSQSAASSALKELENQFDIQLFDRVGKRLQLNELGRLYRPKVEAVLAQANELERAFSKHTEVGALKVGATLTIGNYLAVGVMAQYMNTPTRPRVALEVANTSTIARRVKDFELDIGLIEGELQSSELDVIPWRGDELVVFCSPSHPLASKGSLTDEDLREATWIMREQGSGTRQSFERGMHGLLPDLNVLLELEHTEAIKRAVEANLGIGCLSDVVLADAFKRGSLVPLAVPEHRRFDRQFYFILHKQKYRSAGIDAWIELCRRLR, from the coding sequence ATGAAATACAGTTTTCGACAACTGGAAGTCTTTCTGGCCGCGGCCCATTTCCAGAACATCACTCGCGCCGCCGAGTCGCTCGCCATGTCGCAGTCCGCAGCCAGCAGTGCGCTCAAGGAGCTGGAAAACCAGTTTGATATCCAGCTGTTTGACCGCGTTGGCAAACGCCTTCAGCTAAACGAGCTCGGTCGACTCTACCGGCCAAAAGTTGAGGCCGTCCTCGCCCAGGCAAACGAACTGGAGCGGGCGTTCAGCAAACACACGGAAGTGGGTGCCTTAAAAGTCGGCGCCACACTCACTATTGGTAACTATCTGGCTGTAGGTGTCATGGCCCAATACATGAATACCCCTACCCGGCCACGAGTCGCGCTGGAGGTTGCCAACACGAGCACGATCGCAAGAAGGGTCAAGGATTTTGAACTGGATATCGGGCTGATTGAGGGGGAACTACAGTCGTCAGAACTGGATGTCATTCCCTGGCGGGGCGATGAACTGGTGGTTTTCTGCTCGCCCAGCCATCCCCTGGCCAGCAAAGGTTCACTCACGGACGAGGATCTGCGCGAAGCCACCTGGATTATGAGGGAACAAGGTTCCGGAACACGGCAGAGTTTTGAGCGAGGCATGCACGGTCTGCTGCCGGATCTGAACGTGCTGCTGGAGCTGGAGCACACGGAAGCCATCAAGCGCGCGGTCGAAGCGAACCTCGGTATTGGCTGCCTGTCCGACGTGGTTCTGGCCGACGCCTTCAAGCGTGGCAGTCTGGTTCCCCTGGCAGTGCCGGAGCATCGGCGCTTTGACCGGCAGTTCTACTTCATCCTGCACAAGCAGAAATACCGCAGTGCCGGGATTGATGCCTGGATTGAGCTTTGCCGGCGGCTGAGGTGA
- a CDS encoding tRNA-(ms[2]io[6]A)-hydroxylase, with amino-acid sequence MNDALQEIHDFLPCRTPQQWIDNALANQDLMLIDHAHCEKKAASTALSLMYRYVNNTELLNRMSRLAREELRHFEQVLAIMNKRGVEYCHLTPARYAAGLRQEVRSEDPGRLVDVLIVGAIIEARSCERFAALAPFLDEKLEDFYTGLLKSEARHYQDYLKLAQQAAAGPVDDRVAEFLVIEKRLIEEPDSEFRFHSGPLR; translated from the coding sequence ATGAACGACGCCCTGCAAGAGATTCACGACTTTCTGCCGTGCCGGACACCACAACAATGGATCGACAACGCCCTGGCCAACCAGGACCTGATGCTCATCGACCATGCCCATTGTGAGAAAAAGGCGGCCTCAACTGCGCTGAGCCTGATGTACCGGTACGTGAATAACACTGAGTTGCTGAACAGGATGTCGCGGCTGGCCCGTGAAGAGCTCCGGCATTTTGAGCAGGTACTTGCGATCATGAACAAACGAGGCGTGGAGTACTGCCATCTGACACCGGCTCGCTACGCTGCCGGGCTGAGGCAGGAAGTCCGCTCGGAAGATCCCGGCCGGCTGGTGGATGTTCTCATCGTGGGTGCCATTATCGAAGCGCGTTCCTGCGAGCGGTTCGCGGCACTGGCGCCTTTTCTGGATGAAAAGCTGGAAGATTTCTACACCGGCCTGCTGAAATCCGAGGCGCGGCACTACCAGGATTACCTGAAGCTGGCGCAGCAGGCCGCCGCAGGCCCGGTGGATGATCGCGTGGCAGAGTTTCTGGTGATCGAGAAGAGACTGATCGAGGAACCGGACAGCGAGTTCCGGTTCCATAGCGGGCCGTTGAGGTGA